In the genome of Oscillospiraceae bacterium, the window AAATCATCTTCTACTCTGATACAGGCATCCACAGAGCCAAAGCACAACGCTTACCGAAAAACATGTAAACGTAAAAGGGACGCAGCAGACCGCGTCCCTTTTTATGGCCACCCGTTCCCATAGGTCAAACATACCGCTACTGCACTATCACTGCTACAGGCGATTGATAATCGCGTTACAAAACAACGGCAATCCTTTTCCGCAATGCCTTCGCCGCCGCGAACGCATCTTGACTTTTCATAATCGCCGTCACAACCGCTGCCCCGTTAGCACGGCTGCCACGCAGGATATCCAAGTTTTCGGCATTTAGCCCACCAATGGCGACAATTGGCAAACCTGTCGCTTCGGCAATGGCATCGAGTGTCGATACTTTGGTAAGAACCGTCTTAACTTTGGTCGTTGTCGGAAAAATCGCGCCCACACCAAGATAGCTTGCACCCTCCGCCAAGGCTTGCTCAGCTTGCAGCACGGTTTTTGTTGTTGCACCAATAATGGCTGACTCACCCATCAATCGTCGCGCTATCTTAACAGGCATATCCTCTCGCCCCAAGTGCACGCCTGCCGCGTCAACTGCTATGGCGATATCAATTCTATCATCAATAATCAACGGTACATTATGCATATCAGTAATGGCTTTGACTTTTTGCGCCAGCACAAGATATGCGCTGCCATTGCATTCTTTCTCGCGCAATTGCACTATCGTCACACCACCGGCGCAGGCACGGTCAACGGTATGCAAAAATTGCTCATCGGTCAAACCATCGCGGTTGGTCACTAAATATAATGTTAAATCCATGATTATTTCCTCCCTACCCCCTTTCGAAAAAGAGGATGCTATATATCGCTTGCGTATCAACATCGTAACGGCTAGGGGAGGGAGACTCTACACCCTTATATAATCCGTATAAACAGGCTGCAACCCCTGCTGTACTATCATCTTATGAATCTCATCAACTCCACGCGGATCGGAAATGGCAAATTGCTCATCCCCTTTTGCCTCATCGCCATGTCCGCCAACACCGACCTTGACCCCCGCCGAAATCTTGTTGGCAGCAAGCTCTAGTACATGATTGCGAAAATGCGCACGTTCGCGCGTCGAAATATTGATAGAGGCATACGGCATAAAAATCCGATACGCCAACAACACTTGCAATAGCTCACGTTCATTAGTTTCAACTCCATATCCACGCAACCTCGGTACGGAAAAGGAAATTTCAATGTGCGGATACACTTGCTGGACATAATAAGCGTGTACAGCGGCGGCCAAAGCATCCCGCCGCCAATCATCTAACCCCAACAACGCGCCAAATCCCACACCCCGCATGCCGCTTTGTAAAGCACGTTCTTGCGAATTAAAGCGATAATCGTAATCGGATTTTGGTCCGTCGGGATGGCATTGTTTATACACATCTCGGTCATACGTCTCCTGATACACACTAACAAAATCAGCACCTTTTCGCCGCAAAGCATGGTATTCTGCACACTCTAACGAATAAATCTCAACGCCGACAGTCGAAAAACACGTTGCCGCAATTTCAACTGCCTTGGCAATATACTCAACCGGCGAGTGCTCACGCGATTCCCCCGTCAACAACAAAATCTCAGTCAATCCCATATCAGCAACAGCATGGCATTCCCGCTCAATTTCATCCAGCGACAACTTGCCGCGCCGAATATCCTTGTTGCAGTTAAATCCGCAATAAACACAATGATTGACGCAATAATTGGAAATGTATAACGGCGTATAAAGCGCGACGTTATTGCCATGATAACGAGCGCGTTCTTGTTTTGCGCGAATCGCCATGTTTTCGAGAAATTTATCAGCCGCAGTTGAGAGCAACGTCATCAAGTCGTGCGGTTGCAATGTTTCTTTGTTTAGTATATTTAGCACGTCTACTTGCGTGAAAGCATTAGCATCAAAAGCTTTTATGCACTGTGTTACTTTCTCTAAAATATCCATTTCATCTAATCCCCTAAAAAGCCCGTCAGTGGACTGGACGCTTCGCCTTCACGATCAAGTACACGCCCAAGCTTTGCCAAATACGCCTGCCGCCCCGCCTCAATTGCCAATTTAAACGCCGATGCCATCATGCCCACATCACCCGCCGTAGCGATGGCCGTATTTGCCATTACTGCAGCACAGCCCATTTCCATTGCCGCACAGGCCTGCGATGGCCGCCCGATACCGGCATCTACGATAATTGGCAAGTCGATCTCATCAATCAAGATTTGAATAAATTCGCGCGTTGACAATCCCTTATTGCTGCCAATCGGCGCACCTAACGGCATAATCGCCGCCGCGCCAGCCGCTGCCATTTTCCGCGCAGCAACCAAATCAGGATACATATACGGCATAACAATAAACCCCTCCGCCGCAAGAATTTCCGTGGCTTTGACAGTTTCATGATTGTCCGGCAAGAGATACTTGCTGTCGTTGATGACCTCGATTTTCACAAAACTGCCACAACCTAACTCGCGTGCAAGTCGTGCAATGCGCACCGCCTCATCTGCGTTACGCGCACCCGATGTATTGGGCAGCAGCGTAATGCCAGGCGGAATATAGTCCAAAATATTCTCACGCCCGCCTACATTGGCGCGACGCAAAGCAAGCGTCACCATTTCAGCCCCGCCATGTTCAATCACTTTTTTCGTAAATTCCAACGAGAATTTCCCGGAACCAAGGATAAATCGAGATAAAAAGCGATGGTTTCCTATTGTTAGCTTGTCATTCATACTTCATTCTCCTCTAGAATCAGCCGTAAAACCATATTCGCCTGATGTCCGGCGCAAATTATCACGCGCGGGGCCATCAATCCATGCTCCGGCGTTGTTTGAAAATCGCCACAAACGTATAAATTAGCAAAACGGCGCACTGTCTTAATTTCGTTGGCGCAGCCATAACCAGCCATACCGGACGCCGCAACCAGCTTTACACCCTCAACTTCCAATAATTCATTGGTAATATCTGCCTTAGACTGCGGATTGTCAAATGCCTCACAAACAATCGGATAGCCGGCGAAAATCGCCTGTGCGTTGCCCTCATCAACGCGCACATTTTTCGTATACACTGTAATAAACGGATTTGCCTGCTTAATTTGTGCTTGTAATGCCTCCGTTTTGCACTGCCCCAAATGAGTAAGATTGTAATGCTGACGGTTAAGGTTGCTTAGCTCAACCACATCAAAATCCA includes:
- the thiE gene encoding thiamine phosphate synthase → MDLTLYLVTNRDGLTDEQFLHTVDRACAGGVTIVQLREKECNGSAYLVLAQKVKAITDMHNVPLIIDDRIDIAIAVDAAGVHLGREDMPVKIARRLMGESAIIGATTKTVLQAEQALAEGASYLGVGAIFPTTTKVKTVLTKVSTLDAIAEATGLPIVAIGGLNAENLDILRGSRANGAAVVTAIMKSQDAFAAAKALRKRIAVVL
- the thiH gene encoding 2-iminoacetate synthase ThiH, giving the protein MDILEKVTQCIKAFDANAFTQVDVLNILNKETLQPHDLMTLLSTAADKFLENMAIRAKQERARYHGNNVALYTPLYISNYCVNHCVYCGFNCNKDIRRGKLSLDEIERECHAVADMGLTEILLLTGESREHSPVEYIAKAVEIAATCFSTVGVEIYSLECAEYHALRRKGADFVSVYQETYDRDVYKQCHPDGPKSDYDYRFNSQERALQSGMRGVGFGALLGLDDWRRDALAAAVHAYYVQQVYPHIEISFSVPRLRGYGVETNERELLQVLLAYRIFMPYASINISTRERAHFRNHVLELAANKISAGVKVGVGGHGDEAKGDEQFAISDPRGVDEIHKMIVQQGLQPVYTDYIRV
- a CDS encoding thiazole synthase — encoded protein: MNDKLTIGNHRFLSRFILGSGKFSLEFTKKVIEHGGAEMVTLALRRANVGGRENILDYIPPGITLLPNTSGARNADEAVRIARLARELGCGSFVKIEVINDSKYLLPDNHETVKATEILAAEGFIVMPYMYPDLVAARKMAAAGAAAIMPLGAPIGSNKGLSTREFIQILIDEIDLPIIVDAGIGRPSQACAAMEMGCAAVMANTAIATAGDVGMMASAFKLAIEAGRQAYLAKLGRVLDREGEASSPLTGFLGD
- the thiF gene encoding sulfur carrier protein ThiS adenylyltransferase ThiF, which codes for MATMHSNEFESMMYARNAPDVQAKLKAARIAIAGLGGLGSNIAMMLARIGVGTLLLVDFDVVELSNLNRQHYNLTHLGQCKTEALQAQIKQANPFITVYTKNVRVDEGNAQAIFAGYPIVCEAFDNPQSKADITNELLEVEGVKLVAASGMAGYGCANEIKTVRRFANLYVCGDFQTTPEHGLMAPRVIICAGHQANMVLRLILEENEV